The genome window ACACTTTTGCGGAGCTAGTAGCCACCAAAACTCCCAAGATTTTTCTTGATCAGTTGTGTATATGTAAAgctaagaacattttttttttgcctctgtgtaTAATCCTTTGCATTTACGTTCACCCTCATTTgctgttatagatccagaggagttagtcgtgttaatctgtagtcgcaaaatagtaaagagtccagttagcacctttaagactaaccaactttattgttgcataagctttcgagaaccacagctctcttagtcagatgcagtTTGCTGTGTTGTTGCCCTTTCATCGTGTTTGGAGTGATCTTTTTGGAACTTTTGGTTCTCACCTTCAACAATTGGGCTGTTAATCTGCAAACTCGGCCACTCCCAGATTATGAAGAAATCAAACATCATTGGTCTTAATACAGATTcccggggcggggaggggggggacttcATTACTTCCCTCTTTTGTGAGAATGGTCCATTTATTCCTTCTCGGCTATTTTGAATAGATAGTTATCAGAAGTCCCTGCATGTGTGGATCTGGCTATGTTTACTTTTGAGCAGAAGTTGTTTAGGGAATGAGCCATAGAAGAGTGTATACCTTGCATTGCCAGAagtcccagagccaagctacaagtgacgccttacacaggttggacacttgtcagcttccctcaagttttgatgggaaatgtaggcgtcccggttttacagcttggctctccattacagctgcaagaccaggatgcctacatttcccatcgaaacttgagggaagctgacaagtatccaacttgtgtcattcatcacttgtagcttggccatcagATTCCATTCCAAGCATCTCGGGTTCAAGAACCTCAGTAAGTGTTGGGAGAGACTTTTCTCTGCCAGATGCGCTGAGGAGCAACTGCTATTCTGAGCAGACGACCACTAAACCCAGTGAGCAGGTCAATGATccgacttagagccaagctacaagtgatgcctgacacaggttggacacttgtcagcttccctcaagttttgatgggaaatgtaggcgtactggtcttgcagctgtaatggagagccaagctgtaaaaccaggacgcctacatttcccatcaaaacttgagggaagctgacaaatgtccaacctgtgtaaggcgtcacttgtggcttggctctgagccaaACACAGCTTCATTTTGCTTCCTTCGAATGGGATTCCAGGGACAAATGGAGGAAGAGGCTGCAACATGGAAATTAGATTTATATCCAGGTCTGTAGCTTAGCCTCTTCACTTCAGAATCTGATGCTTCATGAACTCCACATGCCTAGcatatgcatgcatgtgcaaataTGCAGATTTCTTGCAACGAATGTCCCTGCCCTTTCCACGAGTACTCTTTCCAGAGCACTTGGTTTGCAAAGCGGTTCACACTGCCTGCTCAGATTCGTTTCTGTTTTGCCTAAGACTGAAGAGATTGTATCCGGCCAATGCTTGAGTACATCCTTGCCGATCTGTGCCACCTTAACGATGCAGCAAACTTTCCACAATCTCTTTATCATGGGCAAATTAAGAGGTCCAGTTCAGACCATCTGAAATGCTCCACATAGAGAAGATGCTGCTTAACTCTAGCAAACCGGTCTAGCAGGTTTTAGTTCAAAAGCCTACCAAAATGGTTTCACCCCTGCCCACCAACCCAGCAGGATCACAGCAGCTAAGAAAGCTGTGACATGCTGTGCAAGGTGTAATATTCAGAAGGATTTTTGAGCATTCAACATTTCCCAGCATTTCTCGAGCAATCAAGGGTGTTGCTTGCAATTTGAGTGGAAGAATGTTTATTCATCACTGATCAGAACCAGCAAGCAGATATGAAATCTGAACAAAAGCTCTGTTATAAGAATTGAACATAAAACTGAAAAGCTTCAGTCCTCGTTGAGTTTAATAGTATTTTCTTCAAAAGTGCTGACTGCTGCAGTCTGGGTTGCATAAAACATTCCTCCATGGCGCTGACTCATAATGGAAACATTAGTTTTTTACTCTGTTTGAAAAGCAGTACGGAAGAAAAAGGTGGTGCTTAAAGACTTCTTGGAAATGCCCAGATATCAGAAGCCGCCTTCGGTGCATCTTTGTCAGGGCCATTCATCTTTCGTAGCAGGCAAGCCATCTGCCTTGGCTGTTTTATCTGCCCGAAGTGCGGATTGGAGTAGCTAAACCCCAGGAGTAAGCCACTTGAGGTGGAACATGAAACGCCACTTGAGCTTCTCTGTGCTTCTACTTCTCTCGCCTGTCGTTCCAATTTATGGGCTACAGTGTGGCAAACACGAATATCCCTTCCAAAATATGAAATGCTGTCACGAGTGTCCACAAGGTGAGTTGATGCTTTGTTATAATGTACAAGTTGAATACTgcggtgtgtgcgtgtgtatctCGGGGACAGCTGGAGAAACATGAATGAaactgagcttccacagcaatAGGAGGATCTTGCTCAGCTGTCAAAGGCACAGCCTTTAGGCTCTGTTGCTTGAATCATTCCAAACATATTTGTTTCAGTTCAGTCTCTGGGTACGCATCCTAGTCAGCAATTAGTTTTCTAGAGGGTCACTTTGAAAACAGGGATTTGCAGAGTCCAACTTTGGTGTCAAACTCTGTTGCTGGAGATGCGGTTTATCTACCCACCCCTTTGGGGGATTTGCAACTGGAGGGAAGATTTCTACCAAAAACCAGTAGTTGCTAACCTCTGGAGCACTTGCTTTAGAAATCAGTCCTTTGGGGGGACAGCGGAGTCTCAGCTTTGCATTTTGGAATCTGAAATTCCGTATCTGGCATATCCAGTTTGAAGAAAGGGTTGGGGAAAACATTTCATTGCCCCAAACCTGGAAGAGTTACTGCCGGTCAAAGGAGACGATATTTATCTGGATTTGGTCTGACTCTGTGTAAAGCAATGCCATATATTCAATCTCTTTGTTCCGAAACACACAATTTCATTGCCCGAGTATCTGCTGGCATTGTAAAGTACATGGGGCCATGGAGGAAGTTGGTCGGAAAAAACAAGACGGAAAGCTGGCGAGGAGATGCAACTGGCTTCAAAATAATGTGGATAGCCCAAAATTTCCAATTTCTTCCCAACAACAATGAAAGGAACAGACAGAATCATGGAGGATAGTCAATGAATCCTCTGTGTTCAAAGGCAGTAGATTTCTGAATACTAGTTGATGGAAGCAGACAGCTTTCACCTTCAGGGTTTCCTGAAGAGATGACTAACTTGCTTTCGTTGGAAACAGGATGCGTGTTTtagatctaatccagcagggctcctcttcATTTGATGCTcgtgggagaaaagttcatagtCCTTGTAAGATTTCTTAACTATTTCATCTAACCACAacggtggtccatctagtccggcAAGCATCCTCTTTCCCACCACGGCCATTCGGGATGCCCGTGGACGGCCAACAAGTAGGGCATGGAGGTCAAAGCTCTCCCCTTACCCTGCGATTAAGGtacagcaactggtattcagaggcgcGTTGCCAATGAACATGGGAGGTCCCATTTAGCTAAATGTTTTAATAGCTATGGATGGTGGACCGATCCTCCACGGAGATGCCTAAACCCCCATTAAAACCATCTTGCAGTTCTATTTTCTGTCTATTCTTGAATTTACTGCCCATCGAGTTTATTGTGCACCCCTCCAATTCTTGCATTCTGGAAGACCGAGAAAATTGTCCGCTTCCACTGATAAACTGATAAACCCAGTTTATCATTCTATCAACATATTCTATATACTTTGGCTGCCGCAGCCAGCCACAGTTTGCAACTGCACAATTTCTGTTTTAGCTGCATAAGTTCCACTCTCAAAACCTGATCCTTTTCTCCTCTTTAGGGACAGAAATGCGAGAGCGTTGCACTGAAAACAGTGACACCGTTTGCCAACCGTGTGAGAAAGGGTCGTACAACAATGTACACACTGTTTGGAACTGTAAGAGCTGCACCATCTGTGACTCAGGTAAGATTCCTTTGGCAAGACGAGAATCatagaggggtagccatgttagtctactgCAGCGAAATTAAAGAGAAGTCCAGGAACACCTTAAAAGACTTAACTAGATTTGTTCCGGCATCAGCTTTTGTGAAGCACAGCTGACTTTGTCAGAAGTGGAGAGGGTGAAACAGAGGAAGGGAGGACAATATacactgccctgaactccttggagggtgtgtgtgtgttatgtgccatcaagtcgcctccgccctatggcgactctatgaaggaaagacctccaaaatgtcccatcattaacagacttgctcagatcttgcaaactggaggatgtggcttctttgactgagtcaagccatctcgttttaagtctccctcttttccttctgccttccacttttcctaccattattgacttttccagagaatcttgtcttctcgtgatgtgaccaaagtatgatagcctcagttttgtcattttagcttctggagagtattcaggcttgatttgatctagaacccacttatttgtctttttggccatccgtggtatccgcaaaattctcctccagcactgcatttcaaatgaatcaactttttcCTTTCAGCAGGATGAGACATGGTTGGTGTAGAAATGTATTTGACTGCATTTTGAACCTGCTTTCATGTTCTCTGTCTCATGAATGCTgatgcaagaaaaaaaattgtcttcAACTTGCCCTGGACTCCTGTTAAATTTTACAAGACAGGCATTGATCTACATATCTCAAGACACCTCTGAAATCAAAACCCTTTGTCATCTAACAAACCACAATGGATCCATTCAGCCAGCTAATTCCCACATACAGCATATTTCCCTCCCAACCCCGTGGCAGAGTGACGATTCAAATCTGGtcctcccagatgctagtctgacactctaaccactacaccatggtgAAATATCAATCAACCACCCTGTTAATCTCAACAAAGAAATGGTTGACCAGAATGGTTTGACACCTGCTTTTGTTACTGtaattcaggggtcattttgtagaaaaacagctggaggaactcattagcataactcgttagcatatgttacgccccttgtcatcaccggaaatgtgtcattagtataactgatttgcatatgccacaccccctgacatcacctatcctggctgctttggacccaatcctggccattcagggccgaaattgggcccaaaatggccaaaaaggggcccaaaatggtcaggatcgggccactgctgagtgggagagtgtcAGAGGCCCGagtgtcagaggcccgatccgggccgtttcggccccaatccaggacgaaacgggcccaaaatggccgagaatcaggtgggcggggccacctgacatgtgacatctttggggaactgccagaactgtgttccggcacgttccccctcgaaatgagccctgctgtaaTTTCTCTTGTGCTTTCTGTCTCTCAGCCAACGgactttgggaggtggagccatgTAAAAGCACTTCCAATACAGTCTGTGTGTGTCTCCCGGGCTACGAGCCAGCTGCCACTAAACCTGATGAGAAAAGTGAGTACAGGGATTTCTGATTATCGAGAGACTGCCCATGCCACACTTGATCCTTGTTAACATCCTTAATATCTTGTTTCAGGATGTAACCCATGTCCCAATGGGCATTTCTCCAAAGGAGGGAATGAGGCATGCAAACCTTGGACAAAGTAAGTATTGTCAATATGCATAAGAGTAgaatagagcaagagtccagtagcacctataagactaacaaagttcgtggtagggtaagagcttttgtgagccacagctcactccttcagaagtgagtctttgttagtcttataggtgctactggactcttgctcttttctactgctacagaaagactaacacggctacctatcttgatgtAAAATGCATAACAGGCACCTGAACTTGGTTGTGCAAAGGGCCTCTCTTTTGTTTCTTAACTTCTGTTACATTTGTGTCAAcccttttttgtatttttatctcTTATCACCAAGGTGTCCTGTGCCCATCAATGTAAATAAACTGCCAAAGAGTGATCTTGATGTGATATTTGTGCGGTGATACCATGACCCTTTTTGTGCGGTGTTTTGCCAACGCGCACCTCAGCAAAAATGCCATTGCATTTcgaggagggcaggatttgatCCATGCGCATGGACGCATCAGTGACGCAGAAGAAATTTGTGGCAAATGGCGCTTCTGGAATTAATTTATAGAAAGTCTTCCCAAAATAAATCAGAATCTAGGAGTGAAAGCCTTAGAAAAAATAGTAAAACAATAGATAAACTTCTCTCCTCCCTGTTTTAAAATACAGGTGGAAAGAGGGAAAGTTGCATGGAGTCAGCTAACATATCATGGTGAAAAATAAGTGAGAATCTTCCTGAATCTGAGGATGTGCAGGCATTTATGGAAAACGTGGTGTCCCGTAGCCCCATCTCAGGCCTCCATATTTTCTGTCAGCGGCATTTCCTCTGTGACCAATCTGCTTAACTGTTTCTGTCCCTTTTTAAATTCGAAAAAAAATTGATAGTTGTACAACTGAAGGCACAAAAACTCTCCTAGCTGGGACCAAGGAGAAGAATGCGGTCTGTGACAACCTTTCTGTGGTGGTGCCTCTGACGACAAATCTCACCTTTAAGCAGTCCTCAAAGACGTTGACACATGCCACCTCAGAGACAAAGCCCACCTCGACTTCGTCTACGTCCAGTGCTTTGCCAACGGAGAGCTTACGCAGTGATGTTAACCGATCTGGTAAGGAAAAGGGATCAGGATTTGGGCTTGGGATACTCAAACCTTTGTCCCTGGGGACTGGTCATTATGACAAAGCAGGGAGATTTTTGCCCTCTGGGATGACTTCTGAACTTCTCCCCACTTGAACTTCGTCCATGAATTTTGAAGCTCTGAATTTCCGGAATGGAACTCATGCGTTCGGAATGTTCCGTTATTCATTTATGAGTTCTGTGTGACAACTGCGCAATTTGCACTTTGCCACAAGTCTCTCAGCTCGTGTGCATCTCCCCCAATAGGCTAAATAAGTGCACACACAAACAGTAGCAAGCTAGGAGGACCCGACAGTCTGAGTCAGTATTCAGCAGCTTCAAAAGTTTATAGGCCCAGGACATAGACACAGTTGTAAACTGGAGGGAAGAGTGGAATAGACATTACAGACAACAGTATCCTCATCAAGTCTGTATTGATTTAATAAGACTCTCTCTCCCTGTTGCTTGACATTCAGTAAGATGCCAATGGTAGGAGGCAAAACTCCCCACGTAGATTTGGTGCCATTTTTCAACTTTTCGAGCcagcccaagcaggagagcttcTTTCACCACCTGAAACACAGCACTGCACTTAAGAGTCTCTGGTTTGAATTTTGCCTCTGCCACAGGCTTGCCAGCTGGCCCTTAGGGAAACCATGCTCTGCCAGGCCTCTGCCTGCAGCTGATAACATTGGCCTACACTGCAGGGTTATTGTAGGGACTGCTATAAGATTGTATGCATGTGGCACTTCCAAACCATGCTCTGCCAGGCCTCTGCCTGCAGCTGATAACATTGGCCTACACTGCAGGGTTATTGTAGGGACTGCTATAAGATTGTATGCATGTGGCACTTCCAACATTTGTCCATGGGCTGGGGGTGTTGCCCCCCCTCCGGTGCTGCTAATATTTTACCTTAATTGTAAAAAGAAACCTTGGTTCCCTCCACACCGTTCTAACTCCGGCTGTTTTTCCTCTGTTTACCTTGTTAGAGTATTTACCGTATATCCTCATCACCGCGGTGTTGTTCCTTGTATTGGGTGTGAGCGTTCCTCTGAAGATTTTTCAGAAAACTTCAAAAAACAAGGGATCAGAGAGGTCCGTGAGACAGATACATACAGGTCAGTGCTCGGCAGTTTTGGAATGCTCTCCTTCTCCTTTGGAGACGGGGCGGAAGTCTCAGATGGATGGAAGTCTACCGACGGGTTACTAGCTCAGCTGGTTTTAGAAGGCAAATGCATAGCAGGGAAATCCAACAgcaaaacctccatgttcagaggtagtatacTTCTGACAACAAGTTGCTGAGGTGGGGCAACCTCAGGGAAAGATTTTGGCCTCTTTGCCCCGAtggagggtggggaggcagaggaTTTGTGCTGAACACAGTGGCCAGGTGAACATACCATGTTCGACTGCCGCAGCGCCAGGACTCATTTCGggggggaacgcgctggaacgcagttccggcagttccccaaagatgtcacatgtcaggtggccccgcccacctgactcagccattttgggcccgtttcagcctagattggggccaaaacggcccggatcgggcctctgatgggtggtgctagttacgctaatgagttatgccaatgagttcctccagctctttttctacgaaatgacccctgcgcaGTGCATTCTAATTCATCCTCAAATCAGTTTGTCCAGTCCTGACTCTTCGTTGCCCAAGACAAATGTTAACAGCTTCTGTTCATTTTACAATTCATTTTTGTTTATCATAGCAATGAAAAGGTGATTTTCTTTTGACTTAGTAATAGTCAAATGTATGcttctttgttttattcattcctctcctgcccacttctgaccccccaccccacccccggccatTCTGCCTTTCAGATGGAAAAAACAGCTTCCGTATCCCTATCCAAGAGGAGCAAATCGATAGCAAATCCAGTCTTGTGCAAATCTAACCTTTGCCGGGAAGAAAAAGTCTTGTACCTCTAAGCCAAATCTAAAACTGCTTGGACTGCAGAATCGTACCTGTCCAGGAAGACAGAGAAAGCGACAGCGCGTGTTAATTCTTATCCACCGGCTGAAGCCCAAACTTCAAATGCCTCCGACAACTTTATTTGCACCTAACGTTCCTCCACCAATGTGAATTGTGGTTTGGTTTGATAATATTTTTACACAAAGACAAATCACCAACACCAttaaaaataagaaagaaaagatagaaaagaaatggaaaaaactGCCACTGCAAACCACCTGTAAAATACATTTCATGGAAGTTAAATTAGAAGTGGCGAGGaggcagggtgggggggagatggtgTTTGAAATGGTCTGAATCTCCCCCTGTGATTTAGGAATTCCAGGTAGCCGGGTCTTGATTCTGAACTAGAACGGATGTATTCAGAGATCCTTTGtggtttcagttttttttaatattctgaaTTTTGTACAGAATTATGCATGTGCAGTGCACAACTTCAGGTaccttttgctgttttttttttaaatctttctgCCTCCTATATGGTGGATGAGCACAACCTCCTTGCAAGCTTGCCTCCATTCAAGCATTCATTTCCCCTTGGCTCCAGCGTCCGGCAAACGGCTGAGAAATTGACTGCTTCTCTTCATACATTTTGCTGTCATgtctaatagccattgatagaagAACCTGAACCTGTCCAGTCTTATTCCTAAAGCGATCTAAGGAGTGTTCAATGCATCCAATAGAAAGAGGTGGGGAAATGGACCTCACAGCTATGGGAGACGCCATTTCCCACTCTAGTAAAAGCTCTTTGCAATTAGAAAaccaggggtggtggtgggagggttcCAGACAAACCCTTTCTCTGCTGTGCTTGTTTTCTACTGTCAGAGATGTGCAAAAATGTGAACCTGAAATCCAAAGTAGTGGAAGCTATTGTACCAACACAGGGTATTGGTCGTTTGGCAGGAGTCTGAGGTAGAATGGATTGTACCACTATAAAATCTAGGTGGAGGATCTCGTATTTGAAATGCTGCCTTAAAATCTCCATGGAAATCAAAAACCAGCACAGTAAGCCAAGTGAAGGGGGCCCAAACCTTTCCCCCTGATGCACTAGCTTTCTATTTGCATGGAGTTTTTTGTAGGCAAAGGTTACACAGTCTGAAGCTGTGCTCCCATCTCAGGGCTCTGCCTCCTTATTCTCCTGCATGCATGAATCACACTTTGTAGACCCCCAACCCAAGCGGATCGTCATCCCATTGCCACATCTTGTAGCAGCAGGTTCCATAAGTTCATTGCACTAAAAAAATAGTTCCTTTTGCTAATCCCAAACTTGTTGCCAATCAGTTTCATTGTGCTGACCCTACTCCCAAGTTCTGAGATTGCcaattctggtttgggaaattcctggagacttgggaggAGTACTTGGGGAAGAAagagaactcagcagggataCGATGCCATAGCGAatgcccttcaaagctgccatttccttcaaggAGACTGtcgtctctgtagcctggagctcAGGAAAACTCCTGAAGTTAGTAACCCTACAGGCGAGTTCTagtttgggttgccaacctcggtacccttggagaaaatgggtgctttgaagggtggagtctgtggcattatactctgctgagatgTTTCCTTTCCCTAGGCCCcaaccttcaaatctccaggacttcccAATATAGATTTGGTAACCCTAAGTTGCAAAGAGAACTTGAGGCTGTTGTTCTAACagagatcatagatccagaggagttagctgtgttagtctctatttgcaaaatagtaaagagtccagtagcatctttaagtcttaaagttagtcttaaaggtgctactggactctttattattttgtaacCGATATCAATGGCTGGAACTCTGTTTCCCCGTTAAAT of Eublepharis macularius isolate TG4126 chromosome 17, MPM_Emac_v1.0, whole genome shotgun sequence contains these proteins:
- the TNFRSF4 gene encoding tumor necrosis factor receptor superfamily member 4 yields the protein MKRHLSFSVLLLLSPVVPIYGLQCGKHEYPFQNMKCCHECPQGTEMRERCTENSDTVCQPCEKGSYNNVHTVWNCKSCTICDSANGLWEVEPCKSTSNTVCVCLPGYEPAATKPDEKRCNPCPNGHFSKGGNEACKPWTNCTTEGTKTLLAGTKEKNAVCDNLSVVVPLTTNLTFKQSSKTLTHATSETKPTSTSSTSSALPTESLRSDVNRSEYLPYILITAVLFLVLGVSVPLKIFQKTSKNKGSERSVRQIHTDGKNSFRIPIQEEQIDSKSSLVQI